TCGGCTTTGACGATGTGGCCAGACGCATATACCTCTTCCCGGAGGTCAGGTCCGTTTTCTTGATATCAGGGGACTATGACCTCTCTGTCGTCATAGAGGGTAAGAGCATGCGCGAGGTTGCATTTTTTGTGGCCGAAAAACTCGCCACCATTGAGCATGTCCAGAGTACTGCAACGCACTTTGTGCTGAAGAAATATAAGCAGAACGGGGTAATAATCGGGGAGCCCGAGCAAAATCACCGCCTGGAGGTATCACCATGAACGTAGCCGCCCTTAAATCTACCCTCAAGTCTGCTGTTGGGCCTGCCAAGCCATTTGATGATAATGCATTTGATAATGATAGTGGAAGCGATCCCGATTTTGTGACTCAGATGCGTCCCGCCAGGGAACGTATTTCGCCTGTAGTCAGGTCGCTCCCACCCTCGGGGATCAGGAGGTTCTTCGATCTCGTAGCCGAAATGAAGGGTGTAGTTTCACTGGGCGTAGGCGAGCCCGATTTCGTTACGCCTCAGCATATACGCGACATGGCTATGTATTCCCTCGAGCAGGGCTATACGTCGTATACCTCCAACTACGGCATCCTCGAGCTACGCGAAGCGATCTCCGATTACCTGGAGCACTTCATCGGCAACGTGTATGACCCGCGAAGGGAGATACTCGTCACCGTCGGTGTCAGCGAGGCTGTTGATCTCGCCCTGAGGGCCATTCTGGAGCCCGGCGATGAAGTCATAATCCCGGAGCCCTGTTATGTCTCATATAAACCATGCACCGTCCTGGCGGGGGGAGTGCCGGTCGTCGTCTCCACCACAGTTCAGAATGGTTTTCAGCTGACAGCGCGCGATCTCGAACCGCACATAACCGAGCGCACCAAGGCTAT
This portion of the Bacillota bacterium genome encodes:
- a CDS encoding Lrp/AsnC family transcriptional regulator, which encodes MLRKRLLEILQDSDRYTPAQLATMLGVTEEEVKATLKELEDSGVIIKYHAVIDWEKSGEEIVTALIEVKVTPQREVGFDDVARRIYLFPEVRSVFLISGDYDLSVVIEGKSMREVAFFVAEKLATIEHVQSTATHFVLKKYKQNGVIIGEPEQNHRLEVSP